One window of Papaver somniferum cultivar HN1 chromosome 9, ASM357369v1, whole genome shotgun sequence genomic DNA carries:
- the LOC113311379 gene encoding putative receptor like protein 25, which translates to MEHMAWKSVDSTNLESFRLDIPHFFQAWNRNLSGSPPEFISKLEDLKVLSLANNNFGGTKPTVFLSPRLRILSLRSNKFNGSIPKEISNLQNIQILDLSQNNFNGEIPRTIGNLQRLINKPTELFPIGSEVGLLLQMSLKGNMIQFQNLYSFSSGIDLSCNDLQGNIPEEIGLLKGLPTLNLSHNRFSGVIPQSVGSMSDLESLDLSVNQLSGQIPQSLASMDSLQLLNSSYNNLSGKIPGGPHFDTLSGDGSAFANNSLLCGFYTNHTCKGDQRSNATDSNTPNGGYEDDKEDVKDTLLLYAIIALGFAVGFWGLFFVLLLKKENWWFAYWRLVNVVAVRVVNCLLKD; encoded by the exons ATGGAACATATGGCTTGGAAAAGTGTGGATAGCACGAACTTGGAATCctttagacttgacattccacactTTTTCCAAGCTTGGAACAG GAATCTTAGTGGTTCTCCTCCTGAATTCATTAGTAAACTTGAGGATCTCAAAGTTCTAAGCTTAGCGAATAATAACTTCGGAGGGACTAAACCCACTGTGTTTCTTTCGCCTCGGCTACGGATTCTTTCTTTACGGTCCAACAAGTTCAATGGGTCAATCCCTAAAGAGATTAGTAATTTGCAGAATATCCAAATATTAGACTTATCCCAAAACAATTTCAATGGGGAAATTCCCAGGACAATAGGAAACTTACAGAGGCTAATAAATAAACCTACTGAGTTATTCCCTATTGGCAGTGAAGTTGGTTTGCTATTGCAGATGTCGTTGAAGGGGAACATGATCCAATTTCAGAATTTGTACAGCTTCAGTTCAGGAATTGATCTTTCATGCAACGATCTTCAAGGAAACATCCCAGAAGAGATTGGTCTACTAAAAGGGCTCCCTACGCTTAACCTGTCACATAATCGCTTTTCCGGCGTAATCCCACAAAGTGTTGGAAGCATGAGCGATTTGGAGTCTTTGGATTTGAGTGTCAACCAATTATCTGGTCAGATCCCACAATCTTTGGCATCAATGGATTCTCTACAGCTTCTGAATTCATCTTATAACAACTTGAGTGGAAAGATCCCAGGAGGACCTCATTTTGATACATTGAGTGGAGATGGTTCAGCATTTGCCAACAACAGTTTGTTGTGTGGCTTCTACACAAACCACACTTGCAAGGGTGATCAGAGAAGTAATGCTACTGATAGTAATACTCCAAATGGAGGTTATGAAGATGACAAGGAGGATGTAAAAGATACGTTGTTGTTATATGCTATCATTGCTTTGGGATTTGCTGTTGGATTTTGGGGtctattctttgttttgcttttgaagAAAGAAAATTGGTGGTTTGCGTATTGGAGATTAGTAAATGTCGTTGCAGTGAGAGTTGTTAACTGTCTATTGAAAGATTGA
- the LOC113311380 gene encoding probable LRR receptor-like serine/threonine-protein kinase At4g36180, with amino-acid sequence MSSGSKSTHIVLIHLQLLFFLVISISEYPLASHGCQAHERRALLDFKLSLSDPSNRLSSWKNENCCRWYGIRCSSDAHVISINLRNTVLENYSNERRLRRLNGNFSDVPPPDTALHGKFIPPSLSNITHLEYLDLAFNDFFNDFMETELPHGLTKLTHLDLSNSNFSGPISPQFTNLTSLQYLDLSCTRNLYYSPMCLVVSTIEWVRGLKNLQVLSLSGVDLDMATNPGNNIAEDILYLANLKHLDLSECGISTSLFPIPGSKKLSRLSSIKLSGNTDLISKIPVEMANLPSLSILDVSGCGLQGSVPYLPQLTKLNVRNNFDLRPDLTSMFQRKWPKLQTLSISDANVSGPIPVSITNAPSLVNFDAAGCKIQGSLPSSISNLSRLQSLELSANEITGNIPVSFCAFVGCLLKGNIVITCALENSRFYGSSSISASYILLSSLPRPPTAFMVYDMLSDLFQKLDG; translated from the exons ATGAGTTCGGGGAGTAAGAGTACTCATATTGTTCTTATCCACCTTCAGTTACTGTTCTTTTTAGTGATCAGCATCTCTGAATATCCACTAGCAAGTCATGGATGCCAGGCACATGAGCGTAGAGCACTCTTAGATTTCAAATTATCTTTGAGTGACCCTTCAAACCGATTATCATCATGGAAAAATGAAAACTGTTGTCGGTGGTATGGAATTAGATGTTCCTCGGATGCTCATGTCATCTCCATCAACCTGAGGAACACTGTTCTTGAGAATTACTCAAATGAAAGAAGGTTAAGGCGTCTCAATGGAAATTTCAGCGACGTGCCACCACCAGACACTGCATTACATGGTAAATTCATCCCTCCTTCCCTTTCGAATATCACACATCTGGAATATCTTGATCTCGCCTTCAACGATTTCTTCAATGATTTTATGGAGACGGAACTGCCACATGGTCTAACAAAACTCACTCATTTAGATCTCTCCAACTCCAATTTCTCAGGACCAATTTCACCACAATTCACCAACTTAACATCTCTACAATATCTTGATTTATCTTGCACAAGAAATTTGTATTATTCTCCCATGTGCTTAGTAGTGTCAACTATAGAATGGGTGAGAGGGTTAAAAAACTTACAGGTCTTAAGTTTGAGTGGTGTGGATCTAGATATGGCCACAAATCCAGGAAACAATATTGCTGAAGACATATTATATCTTGCCAATCTAAAGCATCTTGATCTCTCCGAATGCGGTATCTCTACTTCGCTTTTTCCAATCCCTGGTTCTAAAAAGCTTTCTCGTCTATCTTCTATCAAATTGAGTGGGAATACTGATCTCATTTCCAAAATCCCAGTAGAAATGGCGAATTTACCTTCACTTTCTATTCTTGACGTATCTGGTTGTGGATTACAAGGTTCAGTTCCTTATCTTCCTCAACTCACAAAGCTTAATGTGAGGAATAATTTTGATCTTCGTCCTGATCTCACCAGCATGTTTCAACGAAAATGGCCTAAACTTCAAACACTGTCAATATCGGATGCTAATGTTAGTGGACCGATCCCGGTCTCGATTACAAATGCTCCATCATTGGTCAATTTTGATGCTGCAGGGTGTAAAATTCAAGGGTCTTTACCTTCTTCCATTTCTAATCTTTCTAGATTGCAGTCTCTAGAACTCTCTGCAAATGAAATAACAGGCAATATACCAGTTTCATTCT GTGCTTTTGTGGGGTGTCTTCTCAAAGGGAATATTGTGATTACTTGTGCGCTTGAGAACTCTCGGTTCTATGGTAGTTCTTCCATTTCTGCATCGTATATTCTTCTCAGTTCATTACCTCGCCCACCTACAGCTTTCATGGTCTATGACATGCTTTCTGATCTATTTCAGAAGCTTGATGGGTAA
- the LOC113311381 gene encoding receptor-like protein 34, which translates to MKWLRGSANLQVLKLSGIDLYEATSSEKNFAESISYLSNLKDLHLSSCNISSTDFPIHEFHNLSRLSSLKLSVNYKMSFEVPTQMVNLTSLSILDVSSCGLHGSVPYLPQLTELDVSFNDGLHPDFLTKMFQRRWPKLQRLSISSAYIGGPIPNSISNAPVLVTLSAYSCAIQGSLPSSIYGLTLLNSIDLRYNNITGYIHSSICDISSLRELSLDENNITGIIPNCLMKLRNLSVFSVYDNSIEGTVSLVSFINELNLTSLDLGHNRLTVVTDEPLHQFSKSKLQHLVLSSCNLKGLIPSVICNLTHLNYLDLSYNNLTGVIPSCISKLKIYSRLDLSNNKLSGSLPLPPDDQFNDYFFDYFLFHLSNNNFSGEISLNLGKLLSNAWYINLSGNELTGSIPFSICSKDSGSPQHLDMSKNKFSGIIPNSIGYCPVLQYLNLGSNNITGSVPDELEQATILRDLLLNDNNLDGTPLHIISKLHALEILYLGNNNIGGSLPTGFGSLDSLQVLSLRSNKINGSIPEGVFKLNQLQILDLSKNNLSGHIPKVSGKYLRGLIRNSSLFAFDYSPVPLQMMINGVEIQLQKLNNYSSGIDLSHNMLDGNIPGEIGLLTGLAMLNLSHNRFSNNIPASLRNMSSLQSLDLSYNRLSGHIPQSLTLLDFLGVLNLSYNELSGRIPRGTHFDTLGVDGWAYVGNEMLCGEPTKKLCDDDKVTNTGDSSHTKEPEEDDPKERILFYGVIALGFGVGFWSLFFVLILKKEKWWFPYWRFMDHVAVKITGYIRR; encoded by the coding sequence aTGAAATGGTTGAGAGGGTCAGCAAATCTCCAAGTACTAAAGTTGAGTGGTATTGATCTATACGAGGCCACATCTTCAGAAAAGAATTTTGCCGAATCTATATCATATCTATCTAATCTCAAGGATCTTCATCTCTCTTCTTGTAATATATCTAGCACAGATTTTCCCATTCATGAGTTTCACAATCTTTCTCGTCTATCTTCTCTCAAGTTGAGTGTCAATTATAAAATGAGTTTCGAAGTCCCAACACAGATGGTGAATTTGACTTCGCTTTCTATTCTCGACGTATCTTCTTGTGGACTACATGGTTCAGTTCCTTATCTTCCTCAACTTACAGAGCTTGATGTGAGTTTTAATGATGGTCTTCATCCTGATTTTCTAACTAAAATGTTTCAACGTCGATGGCCTAAGCTTCAAAGACTTTCCATTTCCTCTGCTTATATCGGGGGACCAATCCCAAATTCAATTTCCAATGCACCAGTGTTGGTCACTCTTTCTGCTTATTCTTGTGCAATTCAAGGATCTTTACCTTCTTCAATCTACGGCCTCACTCTATTGAATTCAATAGATCTGAGATATAATAACATAACAGGTTATATCCATTCTTCAATTTGTGATATTTCTTCTCTTCGAGAACTTAGTTTAGATGAAAATAACATAACAGGAATAATACCTAATTGCCTTATGAAGCTCAGAAACCTTAGTGTCTTTAGTGTCTATGACAACTCAATTGAAGGCACTGTTTCGTTAGTATCATTTATTAatgaattaaacctaacttctttAGACCTGGGCCATAATAGGCTAACTGTTGTTACAGATGAACCCTTGCATCAATTCTCTAAGTCTAAGCTACAGCATCTAGTTTTAAGTTCATGCAATttgaaaggattaatcccttCCGTTATTTGTAATTTGACTCACCTTAACTATTTAGATTTGTCTTATAACAACCTAACAGGAGTTATCCCTTCTTGCATTTCCAAACTCAAAATTTACTCCCGCTTAGACTTGTCGAACAACAAACTTAGCGGTTCACTCCCTCTTCCACCTGATGACCAATTTAACGACTATTTTTTCGACTATTTCTTGTTTCATTTATCAAATAATAATTTCAGCGGTGAAATCTCGCTAAATCTGGGGAAATTACTATCTAATGCTTGGTATATTAATCTATCGGGTAATGAACTTACAGGTTCAATTCCATTTTCTATATGTTCAAAAGATTCAGGGTCTCCTCAACATCTTGACATGTCCAAGAACAAATTTTCTGGGATTATACCAAATAGCATAGGGTATTGCCCGGTTCTTCAGTATCTAAACCTTGGTAGCAACAACATCACTGGAAGTGTTCCGGATGAGCTTGAACAGGCAACAATATTGCGTGatcttcttctaaatgacaacaATCTCGATGGTACTCCTCTTCATATCATTAGTAAACTACACGCGTTGGAGATCCTCTACTTAGGAAATAACAACATTGGAGGCAGTTTACCAACTGGATTTGGTTCCCTCGACAGCCTCCAGGTTCTTTCTTTAAGGTCTAACAAGATTAATGGGTCAATACCTGAAGGGGTTTTTAAACTGAACCAACTCCAAATACTAGACTTGTCGAAAAACAATCTCTCAGGTCATATTCCGAAAGTATCAGGAAAATACCTGAGGGGATTAATACGCAACTCTTCGCTATTTGCTTTTGATTATTCACCTGTTCCATTACAGATGATGATCAACGGGGTCGAGATACAGCTTCAAAAATTAAACAACTACAGCTCAGGAATTGATCTATCGCATAATATGCTTGATGGAAATATTCCAGGAGAGATAGGTTTGTTAACAGGACTTGCAATGCTTAATTTATCTCATAATCGCTTCTCGAATAACATTCCTGCAAGTCTTCGGAACATGTCTAGCTTACAGTCTTTGGATTTAAGTTACAATAGACTTTCTGGACATATCCCGCaatctttaacattactcgacTTTCTTGGGGTTCTGAACTTATCATACAATGAGTTGAGTGGCAGGATTCCAAGAGGGACTCACTTCGACACATTGGGTGTTGATGGATGGGCCTACGTTGGGAATGAAATGTTGTGTGGAGAACCAACCAAGAAACTTTGTGACGATGATAAGGTTACCAATACTGGTGATTCTAGCCATACGAAAGAACCTGAAGAAGATGATCCAAAAGAGAGAATATTATTCTATGGTGTTATTGCACTTGGGTTTGGAGTTGGATTTTGGAGtctattttttgttttaattctAAAAAAAGAGAAATGGTGGTTCCCGTATTGGAGATTTATGGACCATGTTGCCGTAAAAATAACAGGCTATATTCGAAGATAA
- the LOC113307833 gene encoding uncharacterized protein LOC113307833 — MSFENKAFWADKDNGGLPDDQVAYDNPSKTETKRQYNWLFDPTEADLFPNKKQAIDATNSRLYPGVLTTNVSTWENGTNLEPGTGQQFSDQVFGSEPATDVSFDESNVHANGSDNLIMGRSVEDQFRNDASVALSMSQDYNGSSLNYGGIRRVKINQVRDSDCGVSISMGHNYQVNDTGDGMPFSMVHAYLHKDDGISVPPPETYQAKESSNNIPVSMYHSMSHSFIKEDQNMISFGGYQEEPITGASDRLINNYDLMMGQHSLVEQQSDMKPEESGLVVPQTEILLNNTTQSGTKKSGNDTKPKTSKKVSPNNNNFPSNVRSLLSTGMLDGVPVKYIAWSQQELRGIVKGSGYLCSCQSCGLSKVLNAFEFERHANCKTKHPNNHIFFENGKSIYAVVQELRSTPQNLLFEVIQTVTGSPINQKSFNLWKESYQAATRELQRIYGKDEKNQALQNEYA; from the exons ATG TCATTCGAAAATAAGGCCTTTTGGGCTGACAAGGACAATGGAGGTTTACCCGATGATCAGGTAGCCTATGACAATCCCTCTAAAACAGAAACCAAGCGCCAATATAATTGGCTTTTCGATCCTACTGAAGCGGACCTCTTTCCTAATAAGAAGCAGGCTATAGATGCAACAAACAGCAGACTGTATCCAGGAGTTTTGACTACAAATGTTTCTACTTGGGAAAATGGTACCAATTTGGAACCAGGAACTGGCCAGCAATTCAGTGACCAAGTATTTGGTTCAGAGCCTGCTACGGATGTCAGCTTTGATGAAAGCAATGTGCATGCAAATGGTTCAGATAATCTAATTATGGGAAGGAGTGTGGAGGATCAATTCAGAAATGATGCTTCTGTTGCTTTGTCTATGTCCCAGGATTATAATGGTTCTTCACTTAACTATGGTGGAATCAGAAGAGTTAAAATTAACCAGGTACGAGATTCAGACTGTGGCGTATCTATCTCCATGGGTCACAACTACCAGGTCAATGATACTGGCGATGGAATGCCCTTTTCGATGGTTCATGCCTATCTTCACAAGGATGATGGCATCTCTGTGCCTCCACCTGAGACTTATCAGGCGAAGGAGTCCAGCAATAATATTCCTGTATCAATGTACCATTCAATGTCTCACTCCTTCATTAAGGAGGATCAAAATATGATATCTTTCGGTGGGTATCAGGAGGAGCCTATCACAGGAGCCTCAGATAGGCTTATTAATAACTACGACTTGATGATGGGTCAGCATTCCTTAGTTGAACAACAATCAGATATGAAGCCCGAGGAGAGCGGTTTGGTTGTTCCTCAAACCGAGATACTTCTAAATAATACCACCCAAAGCGGAACCAAAAAGTCTGGAAATGATACTAAGCCTAAAACGTCAAAGAAGGTATCCCCTAATAACAACAATTTTCCTTCAAATGTCCGAAGCTTACTATCCACTGGGATGCTTGATGGAGTACCAGTGAAGTATATAGCCTGGTCGCAGCAG GAGCTACGTGGGATTGTAAAAGGTTCAGGATATCTATGCAGCTGTCAATCATGTGGTCTTTCTAAG GTACTCAATGCTTTTGAGTTTGAGCGCCACGCCAATTGCAAAACTAAGCACCCTAATAATCATATATTTTTCGAGAATGGGAAGTCTATTTATGCAGTAGTGCAAGAGCTAAGGAGCACTCCTCAGAACTTGTTATTTGAAGTGATTCAAACTGTTACTGGTTCTCCTATCAATCAGAAGTCGTTCAATCTTTGGAAAG AGTCATATCAAGCAGCGACTCGTGAACTACAACGTATTTATGGAAAAGATGAAAAGAACCAGGCTTTGCAAAATGAATATGCTTAA